One segment of Mycobacterium spongiae DNA contains the following:
- a CDS encoding PE family protein yields the protein MSSYVIAASDALAAAARDLTGIAEAIKRAAAAAAPSTTAIVAAAGDEVSAAIANLMGNYAQEFQTLTAQTTLFHTEFARALSTAGAAYAAAEAANASPLRTLLQHVESLGVLAPIERLIRRPLFGSGATGPTQLSTLLGTATNEAGLGGAMNYGATEALAAAPTNEVTSVRAGLSFLRIPIGPTSFFGLPVGFEIPAPALWYFPTLADGSVNATGTIYLQHGFGSIGWFYEPLAVELAQQTNSVVVVPTVPSVPLPFGAWIRGLEMQQGVGSLFLGDQTALNVSAHHAGYQGTLPTDFVLAGHSAGGGLATIAGGHYLANLGASTNHLQGVVMFDGVARNSAAFAAAVANLQAASTPLYAVVAPPQQFNMFGATTNQLVSLYPGQFVGVEIVGGSHVDAMLSDNRLVGFAAQLLTGFSPPGATEAVYTLASGWINDMYAGAGPANPIFGVYGPTGGYLPPGGQLITLGQATGIILP from the coding sequence GCGGCGGCGCCCTCGACGACGGCGATCGTCGCGGCGGCAGGCGATGAGGTATCGGCGGCCATCGCGAATCTTATGGGCAACTACGCCCAAGAGTTTCAGACGCTCACCGCGCAGACGACGCTGTTTCATACCGAGTTCGCCCGCGCGCTGAGCACGGCCGGGGCCGCCTATGCGGCCGCCGAGGCTGCGAATGCCTCGCCACTGCGGACGCTCTTGCAACACGTGGAGAGCCTCGGGGTTTTGGCTCCCATCGAGCGACTGATCAGGCGGCCGTTGTTCGGTAGCGGTGCCACCGGCCCGACTCAGCTGAGCACGCTACTCGGCACAGCTACCAACGAAGCGGGCCTGGGCGGGGCGATGAACTACGGCGCCACCGAGGCGCTGGCCGCCGCGCCCACCAACGAAGTGACCAGTGTCCGGGCTGGGCTGTCATTCCTGCGCATTCCGATTGGTCCAACCTCTTTCTTCGGACTTCCGGTTGGTTTCGAGATTCCCGCACCCGCACTGTGGTACTTCCCGACCCTGGCTGACGGTTCGGTGAACGCTACCGGCACCATCTATCTGCAACACGGCTTCGGGTCGATAGGTTGGTTCTACGAACCGCTCGCTGTCGAACTGGCACAGCAGACCAATAGCGTGGTTGTCGTTCCCACCGTTCCGTCGGTTCCGTTGCCATTCGGGGCCTGGATACGCGGCTTGGAAATGCAGCAGGGCGTGGGCTCGCTGTTTTTGGGAGACCAGACGGCGCTCAACGTCAGCGCGCACCATGCCGGTTATCAGGGCACGCTGCCCACCGATTTTGTCTTGGCTGGACACTCCGCCGGCGGTGGCCTGGCCACGATTGCCGGAGGACATTACCTAGCGAATCTCGGGGCGAGCACCAACCACCTCCAGGGCGTGGTCATGTTCGACGGGGTCGCAAGGAATTCCGCGGCTTTTGCGGCTGCGGTAGCCAACCTGCAGGCGGCCAGCACCCCGCTCTACGCGGTCGTCGCCCCGCCCCAGCAGTTCAACATGTTCGGGGCCACCACCAATCAACTGGTCAGTCTGTATCCGGGGCAGTTCGTCGGGGTTGAGATTGTCGGGGGCTCGCACGTCGACGCGATGCTGAGCGACAATCGCCTCGTCGGCTTTGCCGCGCAGCTGTTGACCGGGTTCTCCCCACCCGGCGCCACCGAGGCCGTGTACACCCTAGCCTCGGGCTGGATCAATGACATGTACGCCGGAGCAGGCCCGGCCAACCCGATCTTCGGCGTCTATGGGCCAACCGGCGGCTACCTGCCTCCCGGCGGCCAGCTGATCACTTTGGGTCAGGCCACCGGGATCATCCTCCCGTAG
- a CDS encoding cellulose-binding domain-containing protein, whose translation MAGLKNRVERWRTALHVTVPASIVAMMVTILGLTITPVAHAAAARATLSVSSTWQTGFIAHFTVTNSSAVPLSDWKLEFDMPVGQSISHAWSSTLTRSGTHYVLTGANWNRVIAPFGSTTAGFRGVLSGTYTPPSNCVLNGRYPCTVA comes from the coding sequence ATGGCCGGACTAAAAAATCGCGTGGAGCGTTGGCGCACTGCGCTTCACGTCACCGTGCCGGCATCGATAGTTGCCATGATGGTTACCATCCTCGGACTTACCATCACGCCCGTAGCTCATGCGGCGGCGGCTAGGGCGACGTTATCGGTCTCATCGACGTGGCAGACCGGTTTCATCGCGCACTTCACCGTCACCAACTCGAGCGCGGTGCCGCTCAGTGATTGGAAGCTCGAATTCGACATGCCGGTGGGACAATCCATCTCGCACGCGTGGAGCAGCACCCTTACCCGATCTGGCACCCACTATGTTCTCACCGGCGCGAACTGGAACCGTGTCATTGCACCCTTCGGTTCAACCACAGCTGGTTTCAGAGGCGTACTGAGCGGTACCTACACGCCACCGTCGAATTGTGTTCTCAACGGGCGGTATCCGTGCACCGTCGCCTAG
- a CDS encoding wax ester/triacylglycerol synthase domain-containing protein has product MPASSDTFDYLSPKDTYFVRNGGTTGNQILAVCLFEPPGDAGGSTVDRVRERVQQRVSRIPRLLQRVVITPFRLAPPAWFDTETFDMDYHVEGTRVCGGELPELLNVAMEALKPLDLAQPPWKVYVVEGLDNGMWGCVIQAHHALGDGNACLVLLSAALFDLDFETPLEISEPKTFVPSQLTLIRRGLRWQGRNIMSKCTNAFEVVSSSERRNSSSNDLRRLAKLAWSEVRNPYRPAAINDCPGGGRVCRAVLRPLDELRTIARDVPGATVNTVFLSAVAQCLERALAAEGMPLESPLRMGVPKRLRSDTEGVLVESATRTGDLVIRPPLAKTNSYELIGIVTENLRSALEHDEPAARAMLGKGGAGAIGPMRWNLTATLVYGPPANLYGLGGRVKRILSSALPGGEKALAVAAFVYDGTVSILVVADQTLAGIVDHMCAGMDSWFGELANAARCAHAAESGRST; this is encoded by the coding sequence TTGCCTGCGAGTAGCGACACTTTCGACTATCTCAGCCCGAAAGACACTTATTTCGTGCGGAATGGCGGGACCACTGGAAATCAGATTCTTGCTGTCTGCCTCTTCGAGCCGCCCGGTGATGCTGGCGGCTCGACGGTTGACCGCGTCCGAGAGCGTGTCCAGCAGCGCGTTTCCAGAATTCCTCGCCTTCTGCAGCGCGTAGTCATCACTCCGTTCCGCTTGGCTCCGCCGGCTTGGTTCGATACAGAGACGTTTGATATGGATTACCACGTAGAGGGGACACGTGTCTGCGGTGGTGAGCTACCAGAGCTGTTGAACGTAGCTATGGAGGCGCTGAAACCCCTCGATCTGGCGCAACCGCCGTGGAAGGTCTACGTCGTCGAAGGTCTCGATAACGGCATGTGGGGCTGCGTTATTCAGGCCCATCACGCTTTGGGTGACGGGAACGCATGTCTCGTGCTCTTGAGCGCCGCACTATTCGACCTCGACTTCGAAACTCCGCTAGAAATCTCCGAGCCCAAGACTTTCGTGCCGTCGCAGCTCACGCTCATCCGGCGAGGTCTGAGATGGCAAGGTCGAAACATCATGAGTAAGTGCACCAACGCGTTCGAGGTGGTGAGCTCGTCTGAGCGCCGGAACTCATCGTCGAACGACCTGCGACGCCTAGCGAAGCTCGCGTGGAGTGAAGTCCGGAATCCCTACAGGCCGGCGGCAATCAACGACTGCCCGGGTGGAGGGCGGGTTTGCCGAGCGGTATTGCGGCCGCTTGACGAACTCCGAACAATCGCGCGAGACGTTCCCGGAGCGACGGTGAACACCGTGTTCCTGTCGGCCGTGGCCCAGTGCCTAGAACGGGCACTGGCGGCAGAAGGGATGCCGCTGGAGTCTCCACTCAGGATGGGGGTGCCCAAGCGCCTACGGAGCGACACTGAAGGAGTACTCGTCGAATCCGCCACGCGAACCGGAGATTTGGTGATACGCCCGCCACTGGCGAAGACTAATTCCTACGAGCTTATCGGCATCGTCACGGAGAATCTGCGTAGTGCGCTAGAACACGATGAACCTGCGGCCCGTGCGATGCTCGGCAAGGGAGGCGCCGGCGCGATCGGTCCGATGAGGTGGAATCTCACCGCAACCTTGGTTTATGGTCCGCCAGCGAACCTGTATGGCTTGGGTGGGCGAGTAAAACGCATCTTGAGTTCGGCACTCCCCGGCGGTGAGAAAGCCTTGGCGGTGGCAGCCTTTGTATACGACGGCACCGTATCAATTCTGGTCGTTGCAGATCAGACGCTGGCCGGAATTGTGGACCATATGTGCGCTGGCATGGATTCGTGGTTCGGCGAGCTCGCGAACGCTGCCCGCTGCGCACACGCAGCGGAATCCGGGCGGTCCACATAA
- a CDS encoding LLM class flavin-dependent oxidoreductase: MRFSVWLDTGQPWSGLLNQAQQADAGFWHCVYVADHFVASADYLGGETGMLEATATVAALAGATSRVRLGTLVLAMTYRHPAVLANWAATVDHASNGRLTLGLGTGAQVNEHEHYGLEFGTPRQRVDRFSEGLDVITALLARSRTTMHGRHYRLDDAPCDPKPVQSPLPLLIGGSGPRMLRLVARHASQWNNWSSPGSFRAMTEKLDAACDQVGRDPETVARSTQALTIVTTTPEQEARAVARADREPWRPVLHGSPDRIADAVAVWRDEGVDEVIFPDRAIPSDQRRDAFDALAEALAPLV; encoded by the coding sequence ATGCGCTTTTCAGTCTGGCTGGACACCGGCCAACCGTGGTCAGGACTGCTCAACCAGGCTCAGCAAGCCGACGCGGGTTTCTGGCACTGCGTCTACGTAGCAGACCATTTCGTGGCCAGCGCCGACTACCTCGGCGGTGAGACCGGGATGCTGGAGGCCACCGCCACGGTGGCGGCGCTCGCGGGTGCCACCTCAAGGGTCCGGTTAGGGACCCTGGTGTTGGCAATGACGTATCGTCATCCTGCAGTTCTGGCCAACTGGGCTGCCACCGTCGACCACGCCAGCAACGGCCGCCTGACGCTGGGCCTTGGCACCGGAGCACAGGTCAACGAGCACGAACACTATGGGCTTGAGTTCGGCACACCTCGACAGCGGGTGGACCGCTTCTCCGAGGGCCTCGATGTCATCACCGCCCTGCTGGCCAGGTCACGGACGACTATGCACGGACGCCACTACCGGCTCGACGATGCACCGTGCGACCCCAAGCCTGTACAGTCGCCGCTCCCGCTGCTGATTGGGGGCTCCGGGCCGCGCATGCTGCGTCTAGTAGCCCGGCACGCCTCGCAATGGAACAACTGGTCGTCCCCAGGCAGTTTCCGGGCCATGACGGAGAAGCTGGACGCGGCGTGCGACCAGGTGGGCCGCGATCCGGAGACCGTCGCGCGATCCACCCAGGCGCTGACCATCGTCACCACGACCCCCGAACAGGAAGCGCGCGCCGTGGCGCGGGCCGATCGGGAGCCGTGGCGGCCGGTACTGCACGGAAGCCCAGACCGCATCGCCGACGCGGTCGCGGTCTGGCGCGACGAGGGTGTTGACGAGGTGATTTTCCCCGACCGCGCCATACCGAGCGATCAGCGCCGCGATGCCTTCGACGCACTAGCTGAAGCACTGGCTCCGCTGGTCTGA
- the ykgO gene encoding type B 50S ribosomal protein L36 — MKVRASLKSLKNQPGSQVVKRKGRVYVINKLNPRFKGRQG; from the coding sequence ATGAAGGTCAGAGCGTCGCTCAAGTCTCTGAAGAACCAACCTGGGTCACAGGTGGTAAAGCGTAAGGGCAGGGTCTACGTCATCAACAAACTCAACCCGCGTTTCAAAGGTCGCCAGGGCTGA
- a CDS encoding mycofactocin-coupled SDR family oxidoreductase, with protein sequence MGRMTGKVAFVTGAGRGQGRSHAVHLADEGADLVIVDICEDIATNSYPLATAADLEETTRLVEKSGRRVIADQVDVRDRVGLKKTLDAAVSELGGLHVVVANAAICPLGNDVPVQGFADAFDVDFVGVVNTVHAALPHLNAGGSVIITGSVAGLVPQATGFNGQGGLQGPGGDGYGLAKKLLRDYTRSLALTLGPERIRVNAIHPTNVDTDMLQNPAMYQTFRPDLAQPSREDAEVTFPLLQAMPIPYIEASDISHAVVYLASEESRYVTGQQLFVDAGASLNMGL encoded by the coding sequence ATGGGTCGGATGACGGGAAAGGTCGCGTTCGTCACTGGAGCTGGGCGCGGGCAGGGACGCAGCCACGCTGTGCATCTGGCCGACGAGGGCGCCGATCTCGTCATCGTCGACATCTGTGAGGACATCGCGACGAACTCCTACCCATTGGCAACTGCTGCGGATCTCGAGGAAACAACACGGCTTGTCGAGAAGTCGGGCAGACGTGTCATCGCCGACCAGGTCGACGTCCGGGATCGAGTGGGGCTGAAGAAGACGCTCGATGCTGCTGTTTCTGAGTTAGGCGGTCTCCACGTTGTCGTCGCCAATGCCGCGATCTGCCCACTGGGCAATGACGTTCCCGTGCAAGGCTTCGCCGACGCTTTCGACGTCGATTTCGTGGGTGTCGTGAACACTGTGCATGCCGCGTTGCCACACCTGAATGCCGGCGGGTCCGTCATCATTACCGGGTCCGTCGCCGGGCTGGTGCCGCAAGCGACCGGTTTCAACGGCCAGGGGGGTTTGCAGGGGCCCGGTGGGGATGGATACGGGTTGGCCAAGAAATTGCTTCGTGACTACACCCGCTCGCTTGCCTTGACTCTCGGGCCGGAGCGGATCAGGGTAAATGCCATCCACCCGACCAACGTCGACACCGACATGCTGCAGAATCCCGCGATGTACCAGACCTTTCGGCCTGACCTGGCGCAGCCGTCGCGGGAGGACGCGGAAGTGACATTTCCGCTGTTGCAGGCGATGCCGATCCCTTACATCGAAGCATCCGACATCTCGCACGCGGTGGTCTATCTAGCCTCCGAAGAATCCCGATATGTCACCGGGCAACAGCTCTTCGTCGACGC